ATGTAATATTACCCACGACTTCTAATTGACCACCGGGGAATGATTTAAATGAGTTTTTAAAATTATCATCCGAGAGCGGCGTTCCAAAAGCTCCCTTAACTATTATTTCAACGCTTGGTTTAATAGGCAGAAGTTTCTGAGCTGATGATATTGTTGTAACAAATAACAGAAGGAATGCGGTAAAAAGAATTTTTTTCAAATTTTCTCCTTTTTGTGGGGTTTAAAAATAATTAATACAATAATTTTAAAATTAAGAATAATAAAATTATTTAGCTACTGTATTATTTTTTGAGATATTTGAAAATGTCAATTGTGGAAGGTATAAAAAATCCCCCGCAGTTATTCCCTGCAGGGGATTCAAAAAAACAAATTATTAATTCCAATTTTAGAAGTGTACATTCATTATTACACTCATGATACCTGTACCAAAGTTTGTTGAAGAAGGACCTTTAGTTATTACTGATGTTCCTGCTCCGCCGTTTGCGTAAGGAATAGTTGTTGTTTCAGGTGCACCTGTTGTATTGAAAGATAATGTGTACTTTCCGCCTAATGAAATACCGGGTGTGAAATACCAGTCAAAACCAACATTGATACCTGCGCCAAATGTCATTCCTGAATATTTTCTTTGGTAAACAGAGTTAGGTGCAGTTGTTCTGTCATCTGTTGTGCTTCTTGAACCAATGTTAACATTTAAACCGATGTAAGGAGCTATGCTGTACATTGATTTCATATGCATGTCAAAATCAATAGAAGCGCCGAATTGTGTTGCTGAAGATTTAGTTGTATCGTTTGTGGTTGCGCTTGCTGTTCCAAATGCAACACCGAATGCTAATGACCAGTCATTGCTTACGAAATATTTGAATCCAAGACCGGCTAGTTGTGTTCCGTCAACTGATCCTGCATTTACAGGACCCAGGTCTGTTTGAAATGGTGTGTATGTGAACATCCAGGCTTTTGAGCCTTTCCAGACTTCAGGTTTTGTTCCGTCCCATCCTTTATTTGCCTGACCGAATGTTGTTGAAGCAACTACAAACAACAAAACAAGTAGTAAAGAAATTTTTTTCATAATTTTTCCTTTTATTTTAATCCAAGCCTCGTACAAAATTAATAAATATGAAAATATAATTCTATACATTTTGTAATAATATTCCTGATTGGAAGTTTTATAGGGAAGAATAGGAGAATAAATCCGAGATGGACATAAAAAAAGCGGCTTATTTCTAAACCGCTTCTTAAGAAATGTAAAAATATTTTCTAAACTATTAGAAGTGTACGTTTAATATCACACTCATAATACCTGTACCAAAGCCTGTTGTAGAAGGACCTTTTGTAATTACTGAAGTTCCTGCTCCACCATTAGCATATGGTGTTACTGTTGTTTCCGGAGCGCCTGTTGTGTTGAAAGATAATGTATACTTTCCACCTAAAGACATACCTGGTGTGAAGTACCAGTCAAAACCAACGTTAACGCCTGCACCGAAAGTTAATGTAGAGAACTTTCTTTGGAAAACTGCACCCGGTGCTGCTGTTCTGTCATCCGTTGAGCTTCTTGATCCAACATTAACGTTTAAGCCAATGTAAGGAGCAACGCTATACATGCTTCTCATGTGATAATCAAAATCTACTGAACCACCGAAGTTAGTTGCAGAAGTTTTTGTTGTATCATTTGTTGTTGAACTAGCTGTTCCAAAACCAACACCGAATGTTAAAGACCAGTCGTTGCTTACGAAATATCTGAAGCCAACGCCGCCCATTCTTATTCCGTCAGCTTCACCTGCGAATACCTGGCCAAGATCTGATTGGAATGGTGTGTATGTGAACTGCCATGACTTTGAACCTTTCCATACTTCCGGTTTGGTTCCGTCCCAGCCTTTGTTTGCCTGAGCAAATGTAGCTGATGCTACGAAAAATAGCATAACAACTAATAAAGTAATTTTTTTCAAAGTTTTCTCCTTTTGATTATAGACTAGATTAGTCCGTTTTAAAATTAAGAATTATTTTTTAATAATTCCACATAAATTTAATGTTATGGTTTAATGCCTCTGTATAAACGTGTTAAATAAAGCATAGTTACCATTTTTTTTAATTTGCAGAAAATTTATTTCACATAAATTTTAAAAAGCGGTTTATTTCTAAACCGCTTCTGCTAAATTAAAGACTGCGGTTACTTTAGAATCTGAAACCTACACCTGCATTAAATTGCAGGTAGCTGTACTCACTCAGATCTTTGGAAATAGAATATGATGAGCTGACTCCATTGACATCTGTAGTAGTTCCTGAAACTAAAGCATCTGAACTCTTCATAACAAAATGATACTTTGCGCCAAATGTGACAATCATTCTGGAACCTACGACAACATTGGCACCTGCTCCGGCATTAAAACCAAATTGTGAATTTGCATCCTGAGTAGTTGTTGAAGTTCCTAATGAAGTAGTAGTAGTTATATCTCCGGGTTTAGTTCCGTAAAGTCCTGCACCAACATCAGCATAAATTTTCCAAAGATGAGCATTCTTCATGTTGATATAATATCTGGGTCCAATAAATACAGGAAACTGCATTGCAGTTTTTTGAGTGGTTGTTGTTCCGCCTGTGGTAAGTGTGCTGTTCTTGGCACTGATGAAATCTGCGCTGAGATTTCCGTAAACTCCCCAGCATGGACTGAAGTCGTAAGCCAGTTCAATCTGTGCTCCCGGAAATCCGCTTACATTATCTTTAAAATCCTGATGTGAAAGTGGCACTGAATAAGAACCTCTTGCAATAACCTGTAAAGATGGTTTAAATGATGTGTGATTTTGTGCGTTTGATATGCCAGTTACTGCGAAAACGAGCAGCATGGCAATTAGGATTTTTTTCAATTGTTTCTCCTTTAATAGAATTTTCTAAATATTTTAATTTAATCAATATTTATTATTCCCATCTGTGCGAGAAATATATCCTGGGGTTTTTGTGAATAAATATATTTTAAGTTTACGGCAATCTGTTAAAAAAGTTATATAAAAAAAGGCGGTCTATTGCTAAACCGCCTTTTGTAATTACGTATATAAGGATTTATTAATTATAATCTGAAGCCTAATCCTAAGCTGAATTGTAAGTAGCTTCTTTCAGGAACATCTGCTGCCGGACTATTATAAGGCAGACTTGTAGTTCCGTCTGAAATTGTACCTGTTTGCGAATAAGCTGATTTCTTCATTATGAAGTGATACTTTGCTCCCATTGTTACAACCATTTTGGAACCTACAACTACGTTTGCACCTGCACCGAGATTAAGTCCTACCTGTGAAAAAGCATCTTGTGTTACTGTAACTGTTCCTTGTGAGCTTGTTTCTGTATTATCGCCGCGTTTAACAGAGTATATTCCTACACCTACGTCAGTATAAATTTTCCATAATGGAGCTGAACGCAGATTGAAATAGTATCTTGGTCCGATTGAACCTGATAACTGTGTACTGGTTTTAAGGTCAGATGTAACCCCACCTGTTGTAACAGGAAAATCTTTAGCTGAAATAAAATCTGCGCTGAAATTTCCATAAACTGCCCAGCATGGATTGAAATCGTAAGCTAACTCTAATTGTGCGCCCGGAAATCCGCTTGTGAAATCTTTAAAATCCTGATGTGATAGCGGAACTGAATAAGCGCCTTTCACGATAACCTGAAATGTAGGTGTAAAAGGTGTCTTTACAATTTTGGATGTCTGTGCTTGTGATAATCCTGTTATCATGAGCATGAAAATGAATACGTAAATAATTTTCTTCAAAGTTTTCTCCTTTTTATTTTTGAAGTTTGAGGTTGTTTAAATAAGCCGGCTTATGCCGGCTTAAAATTCTATGATATTTATTATAAGCCAAATCTAAAACCAAGACCGGCTGTAATTTGTAAGTAATTTCTATTTGGAATATCCTGAATTACAGTAGTTTCCTCAGTAGGGGTACCATTGTTATAAACTACTGTAGATGTTAGCGTCTGGTCTGATTTTTTAAAGAGGTTATGAAATCTTGCTCCGAAATTTAAAAATAACCCCGGGGAAAGATTTACATTTAAACCGCCTCCAACATTCATACCGATTTGAGTAGCTCCGGGAAATGTAAATGTTTTAGTGTAAGTAGGATTTGTAGTAGATGTAAAAACTGCATCAGATGGATTAAATGAATAAACTCCGGCAGCTGCATCTACATATACCTTTATGTATCTTCCGTCTTCAGGAGCAAAATAATAACGTGCACCACCGTATCCTGAATATTCATTCGAAACTGAATATTTAAATGAACCGGTTCCCTGCGGTCTTGCAATATCTTTTGACGGGATAAAACCCATGTTGAATGTACCGAAAATTCCCCAGTGTGATGATAAATTCACAACAGGTTCAACCTGGAAACCTATAAAGGCATTATCTGATGTATTTTCGCTGATGGGCTCATAAAAGGGTGCGTTCATTACACCTTTTACAATCAACTGCATATTTGGTTTGTAGTATTGGGCTTGTGAAAAACCTGATATAAGAAATGTGAAAATGAGTATGCTTAAAATCTTTTTCATTACTGCTCCTTCTAAATTTTTATTTTAAAACTTTAATGTGACATTTTGAAACAATTGTCATGTCAAATTATACAAACAAAAAAAGCAATTTCGAGACCGAAATTGCTTTCCCTGTTAAAATATCAATTTAAAATGCAGTTCTATATTTACAATATATTATTTTTTCTCTGGTTTTTCGCGCTTTGTTAGAATTACATCAATTAAACCGTAATCTTTTGCCTGCTCTGCTGTCATATAATTGTCACGTTCGGCATCCTTCATAATCTGGTCAGTCGGTTTGCCTGAGTGCTTTGAAATTATATTATATATAGTATCGCGGGTTCTGAGCATCTCTTTTGTATAAATTTCGATGTCAGTTGCCTGTCCCTGAGTGCCTCCTAAAGGCTGGTGCATCATAATTTTTGAGTGCGGTAAAGCAATTCTTTTACCCGCTGCTCCGCCTGTTAATAATACCTGTCCCATAGATGCAGCCATACCTACACAGATTGTGCTGATTTCAGGACGTACGTATTGCATGGTATCGTAAATTGCAAGACCTGCAGAAACACTTCCTCCGGGTGAATTTACATAAAGCATTACATCTTTATCGGGATCTTCAGATTCTAAAAAAATCAACTGAGCTACAATAAGCGAAGCCATTTCATCGTAAACCGGAGTTCCTAAAAATATAATTCTTTCTTTTAATAATCTTGAATAAATATCATAAGCGCGTTCGCCTCTGGAAGTCTGCTCGACAACCATCGGGACTAACTGGCTTTTGAATTGCTGAGCCTTATCTAATCCGTGATGGATAAGGTCTTCATTTCTTTTAATAACACTTGTAAAATCCATTTTTGTTTTTGAGGTTTTTAAAATTTATTTTTCTTCGGCAGGGGCATTACCAAGCTCCTGTTTCTTTCTTAATTCGTTTTTCTCCGTTACCTTTGCATTGGCAATTAAGAAATCCAATACTTTATCATTCAATATTCTCATTCTGATATCTTCATTTTGTTTATAAATTCCCAGAAGATTTTCAGCAGGAATATTAAATCTTGAAGCAGTCTCTTCGGCAAGCTTCATAAAGTCAGCATCATCAGCTTCAATGTTTTCAGCTTTGATTAATTCTTCGCGCAGGAGCATCCACTTTGCAGCAACAATGGCATCTACTCTCTTTTGCTTTCTGAACTCAACTTCATCTAAGCCGTGATTATGTCCTTTATGTTTCTCTTTTTCTTCTTTAACGAAGTCATCAAGGAAGTACTCAACGTATTTATCGGGTACAACAACATCGTTTGCCTTTATCATTTCATTTACAACATCGTTCTTCATTTTATTTGAAGTCATGTCGTCATAAACTTTTTTGATATCCTTTCTTATGTAATCTCTGAATTCCTCCTCAGTTTTAATATCGTCTTTTCCTAAGACCTTTTTGAAGAATTCTTCATTCATATCAGCAAGGATAACTTTTTCAACCTTAGTTGCCGTTACCTGAACTTTTTTCGGACCGCCGTCAGCATTCTTTGTTTCAACAACTCTTGATTCGCCTTCTTTGATGCCCTGGAAACCTGCTTTGAACTCAGGGTAAATATCAGGATTTGCAAGATAGATCTGCAAGCCTTTCTGAGTCTCCCCTTCTATAACATTTCCTGCGTCATCTAAGTTCTGTATATCAACTGTTATCATGTACTGGTCATCCATTGCCTGGCCGTCGAGCTCAAACGTAGCATTTCTGAATCTGAAATAATCTATCTCTTCATCTACTAAAGATTCATGAATATCATAAACAGTTTTTGTCAGCTCAAGACCTTTGTACTCTTCAAGCTTTACGATTGGTTTTGTTTCGTAAGCGATTTTAAAAGTAAATTTTTCTTTCGGCTTGTAATCCATATCAAGGATTGCGCCGATATCGATAATATCAATTTTATTATCTCTTACATATTCTTTAAATACATCGTTTGTGATATCTTCAAGCGCGTTGAATTCAAGGCTCTCTCCGTACATTTTCTTTATCATAGAAAGCGGCGCTTTTCCTTTTCTGAATCCGGGAATATTAGCTTTTTTACGGAATTTTTCCGTAGCTTTATCAAAGTGTGGTTTTAATTCATCATAAGATAGGGTGGCTTCGAACTCTTTTTTAGTGTTCTCTAATTCTTTTATATTAGTTTCCAATGGATAAGTATTAAAAATTTAGTAAACGTTAAAAATAACCATAATAAATATGTGTTACAATCCGATAAAATGCCCACTTTTTTGTTTCAGTTTCAAACTACAAGTTTCAAATTGTAGCATTATAGTAACATTTTTTGTCATACTTATTTATGGAATTGTCACATTATTGTCACATACTTTCCCAAGCTCCGTCCCAAACTCCTGTTTGGGACGGCAATTGAAAAATGAAACTCCGTTTCATTGCGAAACAGAGTTTCGCTTACAATGCATTCCTAAACGGAGTTTGGGAATGAGGTAAGGTAAGATTCAAATTGTAACATTATTGTCGCATTTTGTTACTATCATTCCGCTACTTTTCAAGGAGGCGGTTGGGTTGATCAATAAAACTATTCAACCTTGAATTGCTCCCAATAAAATACCAAATAAATTCTCCCACTTCAATCTTGACTTCCCTATTCCTACTAATAGGGAAAATATTTTATGGTATTTGCAATCAATTGTAATTTTATATTCAAATAAGGATATTTTGATAATGAAAATCCTGACTCTTCTAAAATTACTTTTTTTATTTATAACTCTGCCGGCTATTGCAAATGCGCAATGGATGAATACTAATTCGCCTCATTTCAGTGAAGTAACAGCTAGCGGAAAAAATCTCTTCGCTGCGGAGCAATTCAATGGAATTTACATTTCAACCAATAATGGGAATAACTGGTCACTTACTTCTCTGGCTCAATCAGGATTCAATAAAGTCACTTCCTCAGGAGCAAATATTTATTCGGGGACTTTATATGGAGACAACCGCGGAATTTATATTTCAAGTAATAACGGACTGAACTGGACTCACACACTCTCCCCTTCCGAACTTTACGGAATTACTGCCATCTCTGCAAGCGCTAATAATGTGTTCACTTCAACAGGGAGATTTATATATCACTCAACAAACAGTGGAGCTAACTGGACTCAAACTCCCGTGACTTTCTTTGTATATGCACTTGCAATAAACGGCAGCAATATTTTTGCAGGAGTAGAAACTGAGGGTGTTTATTTATCAACAAATAACGGAGTAAACTGGGCACAAACTTCACTCAATAACAGAAATGTAATTTCATTAGCTTTTAGTAATAACAACTTATTTGCGGGAACGGATGAAGGTGTGTATTTCTCCACAAATAACGGAACGACATGGACTCAGACATCACTGAACAATCGTTATGTATCTTCGCTGGTTATTTCTAACGGAAATATTTTTGCAGGAACAGATGCAGGTGTATATTTATCAAAAGATAACGGTTTGACATGGATTCAAAAAAATCAGGGACTGGGGACAGATGTTTCAGACGGTCCGCATCTCGCATGTTCTAATGATTTTATCTTCGCATCGAATCCTTCATCAAGAACTTACCGAAGAAATTTATCTGAGATAATAAGTGTTC
The genomic region above belongs to Bacteroidota bacterium and contains:
- a CDS encoding outer membrane beta-barrel protein, with product MKKITLLVVMLFFVASATFAQANKGWDGTKPEVWKGSKSWQFTYTPFQSDLGQVFAGEADGIRMGGVGFRYFVSNDWSLTFGVGFGTASSTTNDTTKTSATNFGGSVDFDYHMRSMYSVAPYIGLNVNVGSRSSTDDRTAAPGAVFQRKFSTLTFGAGVNVGFDWYFTPGMSLGGKYTLSFNTTGAPETTVTPYANGGAGTSVITKGPSTTGFGTGIMSVILNVHF
- a CDS encoding outer membrane beta-barrel protein, whose protein sequence is MKKIIYVFIFMLMITGLSQAQTSKIVKTPFTPTFQVIVKGAYSVPLSHQDFKDFTSGFPGAQLELAYDFNPCWAVYGNFSADFISAKDFPVTTGGVTSDLKTSTQLSGSIGPRYYFNLRSAPLWKIYTDVGVGIYSVKRGDNTETSSQGTVTVTQDAFSQVGLNLGAGANVVVGSKMVVTMGAKYHFIMKKSAYSQTGTISDGTTSLPYNSPAADVPERSYLQFSLGLGFRL
- a CDS encoding outer membrane beta-barrel protein, which gives rise to MKKILIAMLLVFAVTGISNAQNHTSFKPSLQVIARGSYSVPLSHQDFKDNVSGFPGAQIELAYDFSPCWGVYGNLSADFISAKNSTLTTGGTTTTQKTAMQFPVFIGPRYYINMKNAHLWKIYADVGAGLYGTKPGDITTTTSLGTSTTTQDANSQFGFNAGAGANVVVGSRMIVTFGAKYHFVMKSSDALVSGTTTDVNGVSSSYSISKDLSEYSYLQFNAGVGFRF
- the clpP gene encoding ATP-dependent Clp endopeptidase proteolytic subunit ClpP; the encoded protein is MDFTSVIKRNEDLIHHGLDKAQQFKSQLVPMVVEQTSRGERAYDIYSRLLKERIIFLGTPVYDEMASLIVAQLIFLESEDPDKDVMLYVNSPGGSVSAGLAIYDTMQYVRPEISTICVGMAASMGQVLLTGGAAGKRIALPHSKIMMHQPLGGTQGQATDIEIYTKEMLRTRDTIYNIISKHSGKPTDQIMKDAERDNYMTAEQAKDYGLIDVILTKREKPEKK
- the tig gene encoding trigger factor; the protein is METNIKELENTKKEFEATLSYDELKPHFDKATEKFRKKANIPGFRKGKAPLSMIKKMYGESLEFNALEDITNDVFKEYVRDNKIDIIDIGAILDMDYKPKEKFTFKIAYETKPIVKLEEYKGLELTKTVYDIHESLVDEEIDYFRFRNATFELDGQAMDDQYMITVDIQNLDDAGNVIEGETQKGLQIYLANPDIYPEFKAGFQGIKEGESRVVETKNADGGPKKVQVTATKVEKVILADMNEEFFKKVLGKDDIKTEEEFRDYIRKDIKKVYDDMTSNKMKNDVVNEMIKANDVVVPDKYVEYFLDDFVKEEKEKHKGHNHGLDEVEFRKQKRVDAIVAAKWMLLREELIKAENIEADDADFMKLAEETASRFNIPAENLLGIYKQNEDIRMRILNDKVLDFLIANAKVTEKNELRKKQELGNAPAEEK
- a CDS encoding outer membrane beta-barrel protein, giving the protein MKKISLLLVLLFVVASTTFGQANKGWDGTKPEVWKGSKAWMFTYTPFQTDLGPVNAGSVDGTQLAGLGFKYFVSNDWSLAFGVAFGTASATTNDTTKSSATQFGASIDFDMHMKSMYSIAPYIGLNVNIGSRSTTDDRTTAPNSVYQRKYSGMTFGAGINVGFDWYFTPGISLGGKYTLSFNTTGAPETTTIPYANGGAGTSVITKGPSSTNFGTGIMSVIMNVHF
- a CDS encoding T9SS type A sorting domain-containing protein, yielding MKILTLLKLLFLFITLPAIANAQWMNTNSPHFSEVTASGKNLFAAEQFNGIYISTNNGNNWSLTSLAQSGFNKVTSSGANIYSGTLYGDNRGIYISSNNGLNWTHTLSPSELYGITAISASANNVFTSTGRFIYHSTNSGANWTQTPVTFFVYALAINGSNIFAGVETEGVYLSTNNGVNWAQTSLNNRNVISLAFSNNNLFAGTDEGVYFSTNNGTTWTQTSLNNRYVSSLVISNGNIFAGTDAGVYLSKDNGLTWIQKNQGLGTDVSDGPHLACSNDFIFASNPSSRTYRRNLSEIISVRQISSSLPDKFSLEQNYPNPFNPVTKIIFSLPKSTFASLKIFNQLGKEITNLVKQKLNAGSYELIFDATSLSSGVYYYRLETENSSLTKSMVLIK